CGCTCGCGAAGGAACTCGATGGGATGATCGCCGTGGAAGAGCAACTGGTTCTTGGCCGAGGCGCGATCCAGAAGGGAGGCCATGCTCTCCGGAGTGATGGTGTCTGGCTGCTGATTGCTTAGACCTGCGAGGACGGCATGGTCTGTCCCGTGGCCGATGCCCGTCAGGGCCAGTGAGCCATAGAGATCGATTAGGACGCGGTGGATGTCGGGGAGGCGCGGCCCTGCCTCGTGAAGAAACGCAAGGGCCGCGCGCATAGGGCCGACAGTGTGAGAGCTGGAAGGGCCGATACCGATCTTGAAGAGCTCGAAGAGACTCGTGTTCACAGCATGGCCTTCTTTACATCCGGCAACTAGTGCTTACGGACGACGCGTGCAGGTTTTGCTTCCGGCATGCTGACTCGAATATAGGCTCCGCAGGCGATGAGACGTACCCCAGGTTTACTGTCGCTGACGAGAGTACCAAGGGCCTTGACGACCTCCGGACCGCGAAACTTCGCAAGCTCCTCGGCCGCTGCCAGCCGAAGACCGGTATCTTTATCAGTCGTCGCGGCGATCAACTCGTTACGGACAAAGTCTGTGTGGTCCTGCGCGAGTTGCTCAATTGCCACGACACGGGGAGAAAGTCCGCCCTGCCCCTTCATGTAGTGAAAGGCTCCCAGGCCGATGCCGACAGGCGGAAGCAGAATCGTCGAGGCCTGAAGAGCGCCGAGCTTTGCCAGCGCCAGGGGATTGTGGAGCGTTCGGTTGGCGTTGTGCATGCCAGTATTGAAGAATCCTCCGTCGGCCTTGCGCTCGCCGCGGGCAATGGCGACCAGAACATCTTCTCCGCTGTGGTCGTTCATCTTCCAGAGGGTCGAAGCTGCTGCCAAGGCTACCTGCGGCTCTGCGTCATCCAGAAGAGACCGCAGCGCCGTCGTAAAGTTCGGGTTCTTCGTCTCTCCCGCAGCGACGATGGAAGCGACGCGGATGTCGACTTCCTTGTTGTCGAAGTGGGCGCTGAGAATGGTAAAGGCCTTGGGGGAGTTTCCCATGAGACCGAGAGCAGCAATGGCCTGGAGCTGGGTGTCGACGCTCTTGGCATCGAGCGCCGTATTGATCTGCGACCATGCTTCGTCGACTGAAGGAGCAGATGAGGCGTCCGCT
This genomic stretch from Terriglobus saanensis SP1PR4 harbors:
- a CDS encoding HEAT repeat domain-containing protein, with the translated sequence MLASIRLRKVTLTTAGALFLLLPNLIQAQDAPADQKAAAADASSAPSVDEAWSQINTALDAKSVDTQLQAIAALGLMGNSPKAFTILSAHFDNKEVDIRVASIVAAGETKNPNFTTALRSLLDDAEPQVALAAASTLWKMNDHSGEDVLVAIARGERKADGGFFNTGMHNANRTLHNPLALAKLGALQASTILLPPVGIGLGAFHYMKGQGGLSPRVVAIEQLAQDHTDFVRNELIAATTDKDTGLRLAAAEELAKFRGPEVVKALGTLVSDSKPGVRLIACGAYIRVSMPEAKPARVVRKH